A genomic window from Camelina sativa cultivar DH55 chromosome 2, Cs, whole genome shotgun sequence includes:
- the LOC104718646 gene encoding putative F-box protein At4g11580, translating to MEKVESLGEVSKWADANRDILELIFNRLNLMDITMRVSRVCISWFLASHKRALWNTVDLTKLQELDVSNSFVFKSKVRPIFFYKLQVDDDGGLHKNLLSKIISRFFHDFFEVEGGISLMNLLIEITKLSRMAPKTLFFHFNSYIQEKGLKFAAERMPNLEKLALPIWSYQTENSLRFAFSQWKNLKTLIIAHEHTFTGIFRFQAVGESCSNLTNLKYLGYLAEYNTSQMVRYLQSLKRLSLRCSLVSMEVVNKLITGLRNLTILNVSHCKNSFSFLPIEKSTENFVIAAATQKLEKFISCPQDCMICKDGCRYSWSYLAEDWRNDEIKELQF from the exons ATGGAGAAGGTAGAGAGCTTAGGAGAAGTTTCAAAATGGGCAGATGCAAACAGAGACATACTTGAACTTATCTTCAATAGGCTCAACTTGATGGACATTACCATGAGAGTTTCACGTGTCTGCATCTCTTGGTTCCTTGCCTCTCACAAAAGAGCTTTGTGGAACACCGTCGACCTCACCAAGCTCCAGGAATTAGATGTCTCCAACAGTTTTGTCTTTAAAAGTAAAGTACGACCAATCTTCTTTTACAAGCTTCAGGTTGACGACGATGGAGGCCTTCACAAGAATCTTTTGTCTAAAATCATCTCCAGGTTCTTTCATGACTTTTTTGAAGTAGAAGGCGGCATAAGTCTCATGAATCTATTAATTGAGATCACCAAGTTGAGCCGCATGGCCCCGAAGACTTTGTTCTTTCACTTCAATTCCTATATACAAGAAAAAGGTCTCAAATTCGCTGCTGAGAG GATGCCAAATTTAGAGAAACTTGCTTTACCAATCTGGTCCTACCAAACCGAGAATTCATTGCGGTTTGCTTTCAGTCAATGGAAAAATCTGAAAACATTGATCATCGCTCATGAACACACTTTCACCGGGATATTTAGGTTTCAAGCTGTGGGAGAGAGCTGTAGTAACCTAACCAACTTAAAATATTTGGGTTATTTGGCAGAATACAATACCAGCCAAATGGTGCGTTACCTCCAAAGCCTCAAGAGGTTGAGTTTGCGATGCTCTTTGGTTAGTATGGAGGTAGTTAACAAGCTAATTACCGGCCTTCGAAACCTGACGATTCTTAACGTTTCACATTGCAAAAACTCTTTTAGTTTTCTTCCTATCGAAAAATCTACAGAAAATTTTGTAATAGCTGCTGCCACTCAGAAGCTTGAAAAATTTATCAGTTGTCCTCAAGATTGTATGATTTGCAAAGATGGCTGTCGTTACTCCTGGTCGTATCTGGCTGAGGATTGGCGGAACGACGAGATAAAGGAACTTCAATTCTGA
- the LOC104718636 gene encoding F-box protein At4g11590-like, with amino-acid sequence MATSQSKKSKTVNNSVEILKEMNFDDVPLELAMDIFMRLPLKSVARCLLLSKFWTGMIQSRDFITSFQVRYSSMMQPRLLVAFIDFDRQRNCEVWHFFSLSSSSSTSYLSRVTCPLPESVYHSHYVNGLINLGYGLHKCVANPSTGTSLAIPRVETSSTLGHSFFGYDPVNDEYKLLVLCMKDRTRVLELSYEHQVVTLGDKNKLWRMIDYRTPHRPVLNSVCIDGVLYYLAFTGDRLSQLSLMRFDLGSETLDLFTSVSAEDFPAAFVYLSTMISYKGKVALATNTRTDLKVWVLDQQAETLRWLKESFSIKIGMKWKHYDLGVIRGTTHRGEFILAPPFYYNEFYVFLYNPDTNSLRETNVKLHGDYKFKHRETKAMVFSDYVESVRLL; translated from the coding sequence ATGGCGACAAGTCAATCGAAGAAGAGTAAAACTGTGAACAATTCTGTTGAAATCTTGAAAGAGATGAACTTCGATGATGTTCCTTTGGAACTAGCGATGGATATATTTATGAGACTGCCTTTGAAATCCGTAGCTAGGTGTCTCCTACTCTCAAAATTTTGGACCGGAATGATACAGAGTCGAGATTTCATTACGTCTTTCCAGGTTAGGTACTCTTCGATGATGCAGCCTCGTCTACTGGTCGCGTTTATTGACTTCGATAGACAACGGAACTGCGAAGTTTGGCACTTCTTCTCGctgtcttcatcatcatcaacgtcTTATCTATCACGTGTTACATGTCCATTACCAGAGTCTGTCTACCATTCTCATTATGTCAATGGTTTGATAAACCTAGGATATGGTCTACATAAATGCGTAGCTAACCCTAGCACTGGTACATCCTTAGCTATACCTAGAGTCGAAACCAGCAGTACGCTCGGACATAGTTTTTTCGGGTACGATCCGGTTAATGATGAATACAAACTATTGGTATTGTGCATGAAGGATCGAACTCGAGTATTAGAACTATCATATGAACACCAAGTAGTCACATTGggagataaaaacaaattatggagaATGATTGATTATAGAACTCCTCACCGTCCTGTGCTTAACAGTGTGTGCATAGATGGAGTTTTGTATTATCTTGCTTTTACGGGAGATCGTTTGTCGCAGTTGAGCTTAATGAGATTCGATTTGGGGTCAGAAACGTTGGATCTTTTTACTAGTGTATCCGCGGAGGACTTTCCAGCTGCGTTTGTATATCTTTCAACTATGATAAGCTACAAGGGGAAAGTAGCTTTAGCCACTAACACAAGGACGGATTTGAAAGTGTGGGTTTTGGATCAGCAAGCCGAGACTCTACGATGGTTGAAGGAAAGTTTTAGTATCAAAATTGGGATGAAGTGGAAACATTATGATTTGGGAGTTATCAGAGGCACAACTCATAGAGGTGAGTTTATTTTGGCACCACCGTTCTACTATAATGagttttatgttttcctttacAATCCAGACACGAATAGTCTTAGAGAAACCAATGTTAAATTACACGGAGACTATAAGTTCAAGCATCGGGAGACAAAAGCAATGGTTTTTTCGGATTATGTAGAGAGTGTTAGGTTGTTGTAA